A genomic window from Prochlorococcus sp. RS04 includes:
- a CDS encoding peroxiredoxin — protein MSLRVGQEAPDFSATAVYDQEFKEVTLSGLRGKWVVLFFYPLDFTFVCPTEITAFSDRYQDFSALNTEILGVSVDSKHCHLAWIQTPRNEGGIGDINYPLVSDLKREICQAYNVLNDDGEADRGLFLINPEGVVMHTTVNKAPVGRNVDETLRILQGYQYVASNPDEVCPANWTPGEKTMLEDPKGSKEYFSAL, from the coding sequence ATGAGCTTAAGAGTTGGCCAAGAAGCACCAGACTTTAGTGCTACAGCAGTATATGATCAAGAGTTTAAGGAGGTTACACTTTCAGGTCTAAGAGGTAAATGGGTTGTTTTATTCTTCTACCCACTAGATTTTACATTTGTGTGTCCAACTGAAATTACTGCATTTAGTGATAGATACCAAGATTTCTCAGCTCTTAATACTGAAATACTTGGAGTGTCAGTTGATAGCAAACACTGTCATTTGGCTTGGATACAAACCCCAAGAAATGAAGGCGGAATAGGTGATATTAACTACCCGTTAGTTTCTGACTTAAAAAGAGAAATTTGCCAAGCTTACAATGTTCTTAATGATGATGGAGAGGCCGATAGAGGTTTATTTCTTATCAATCCAGAAGGAGTAGTTATGCATACGACTGTTAACAAGGCTCCTGTAGGTAGAAATGTTGATGAAACGCTAAGGATCCTTCAAGGTTATCAATATGTTGCCTCAAACCCTGATGAAGTATGTCCAGCAAACTGGACACCCGGGGAGAAAACAATGTTAGAGGACCCCAAAGGTAGTAAGGAATATTTTTCTGCCCTATAG
- a CDS encoding DUF1651 domain-containing protein, which produces MTENYWLINSNRSRVKRFSKNNQNKDKFFEYMFIDSGRILGVLGKEPPLMTTREELKVDKARDEWRKLIAQGWRRTKPVWEDY; this is translated from the coding sequence TTGACAGAAAATTATTGGCTTATAAATTCGAATCGTTCAAGGGTTAAAAGGTTTTCAAAGAATAATCAAAATAAAGATAAATTTTTTGAATATATGTTTATTGACTCTGGAAGAATTCTTGGTGTTTTAGGAAAAGAACCACCTCTTATGACAACCAGAGAAGAACTTAAAGTTGATAAAGCTAGAGATGAATGGAGAAAGTTAATCGCTCAAGGTTGGAGAAGAACCAAACCAGTTTGGGAAGACTATTAG
- the clpS gene encoding ATP-dependent Clp protease adapter ClpS has translation MVNSLGTVLDPKKSKTKYPEARVIVLDDNFNTFQHVANCLLKIIPSISEQRAWDLTIKVDKTGSAEVWRGNLEQAELYNEQLISKGLTMAPIEKT, from the coding sequence ATGGTTAATTCACTCGGCACAGTCTTAGATCCAAAAAAATCTAAAACAAAATATCCAGAAGCAAGAGTTATAGTTCTTGATGACAATTTTAATACGTTTCAGCATGTCGCAAATTGTCTTCTAAAAATAATCCCAAGCATAAGTGAACAAAGGGCATGGGATCTAACCATTAAAGTTGACAAGACAGGATCTGCAGAGGTATGGAGAGGTAATCTTGAACAAGCAGAGCTATATAATGAGCAACTAATCAGCAAAGGATTAACAATGGCTCCAATTGAGAAAACATAA
- a CDS encoding tRNA (cytidine(34)-2'-O)-methyltransferase, which yields MEVALFEPRIPQNTGNIARSCAAFNIPLNLIEPLGFKLEDKYLKRAGLDYWPLVTVNQYENFENFLASKSTKRIISFSKKNGLYLKDFKFKQDDILLFGREDLGLPDSIIDKSDFLLSIFMPNIQTGNNDQKGVRSLNLSVACGIAIYEAHKQINFQNGN from the coding sequence TTGGAAGTCGCTCTTTTTGAACCTAGAATCCCGCAAAATACTGGTAATATTGCCAGATCATGTGCTGCATTTAATATACCTTTAAATCTTATAGAGCCCTTGGGTTTTAAGCTAGAAGATAAATATTTAAAAAGAGCAGGATTAGACTATTGGCCTCTAGTTACTGTTAATCAGTATGAGAATTTTGAAAATTTTTTAGCGTCAAAATCAACAAAAAGAATAATTTCTTTTAGTAAAAAAAATGGATTATATTTGAAGGATTTTAAATTTAAGCAAGATGATATTTTGCTATTTGGGAGAGAAGATTTAGGATTACCCGATTCCATTATTGATAAAAGCGACTTTTTATTATCAATATTTATGCCGAATATACAGACTGGAAACAATGATCAAAAAGGTGTTAGAAGTCTAAACCTTTCTGTAGCATGTGGAATTGCTATATATGAGGCCCACAAACAAATAAATTTTCAAAATGGTAATTAA
- a CDS encoding bifunctional adenosylcobinamide kinase/adenosylcobinamide-phosphate guanylyltransferase produces MNAKDLNISEFSSHIVFITGGTKSGKSEFAEHLAKEVKKLSYVALSENNLDDKEWQDKINLHRKRRPKDWKLIETTDLLNTLRNEEGPLLIDSIGGFVMKSIGKEQNKWSTKINSLISLLIKRKSITIIVGEQVGWSLVSEYKIGNTYIERIGELQKRITKISKDNWLAINGRAIKIDEISIEIPT; encoded by the coding sequence ATGAATGCCAAGGATTTAAATATTAGTGAATTTTCATCTCATATAGTTTTTATTACAGGGGGGACAAAGAGTGGGAAAAGTGAATTCGCGGAGCATCTTGCAAAGGAGGTAAAGAAATTATCATATGTTGCCTTATCTGAAAACAATTTGGATGATAAAGAATGGCAAGATAAAATTAATTTACATCGAAAAAGAAGGCCAAAAGATTGGAAATTAATAGAAACTACAGATCTATTAAATACATTAAGGAATGAAGAAGGTCCATTATTAATAGATTCTATTGGGGGATTCGTTATGAAAAGTATTGGCAAGGAACAAAATAAATGGTCAACAAAAATTAATTCACTTATAAGTCTCTTAATAAAAAGAAAAAGCATAACAATTATTGTTGGAGAACAAGTAGGTTGGAGTTTGGTCTCTGAATATAAAATTGGTAATACATATATTGAGAGAATCGGCGAACTTCAAAAGAGAATAACAAAAATATCAAAAGATAATTGGCTGGCCATAAACGGCAGAGCAATCAAAATAGATGAAATAAGTATTGAAATACCTACTTAA
- a CDS encoding fusion glycoprotein F0, which yields MKLNINKYILSLIFTGFIFILIPSTTYANEINTINKYFGITQQKTVINYEKSQPSSIDNPVVDPNFNTMRSKDTESSTATYIVIGLLIAATIIPLATWWYFSK from the coding sequence ATGAAACTAAACATCAATAAATATATACTTTCCCTTATCTTTACTGGCTTTATTTTTATTCTTATCCCTTCTACTACATACGCAAATGAAATTAATACTATAAATAAATATTTTGGTATTACTCAACAGAAGACTGTTATAAATTACGAAAAAAGTCAGCCTTCATCTATCGACAACCCTGTAGTGGATCCAAATTTTAACACTATGAGATCAAAAGATACTGAGAGTTCAACTGCTACTTATATAGTTATAGGTTTGTTAATTGCTGCCACAATCATTCCTCTAGCAACATGGTGGTATTTCTCTAAATAA
- a CDS encoding cofactor assembly of complex C subunit B — protein MGFNGKSLISVGVILFIFQIANFISIKTITPELERAQVLAAIASLIIILIGFLFKQFQPIAGEKAVLKGENKFLFDRNMPDEVIDELAWGSEAILTSTAAAAILIHNDGVNILRRGITSGNDFKPGETCLRSIKDMKLISLANTKFYPGRDEFYNFCAEIPSILIVPINNKAFILIGGWSAKCFTKSDEKWINNWSKKINNIFSNNKI, from the coding sequence ATGGGATTCAATGGGAAATCATTAATATCAGTCGGTGTTATACTCTTTATTTTTCAGATAGCAAATTTCATTTCAATAAAAACAATCACTCCTGAGCTTGAAAGAGCACAAGTGTTAGCTGCAATTGCTTCGTTAATTATTATATTGATAGGTTTTTTATTTAAACAATTCCAACCCATAGCTGGTGAGAAAGCTGTTTTAAAAGGAGAAAATAAGTTTCTCTTTGATAGAAACATGCCGGATGAAGTTATTGATGAACTTGCATGGGGTTCTGAAGCGATATTAACTTCTACAGCAGCAGCAGCAATATTAATCCACAATGATGGCGTTAATATATTGAGGAGGGGTATCACTTCAGGTAATGATTTTAAACCCGGGGAAACTTGTCTGAGATCTATTAAAGATATGAAATTAATATCATTAGCAAACACTAAATTTTATCCTGGAAGAGATGAATTTTATAACTTTTGCGCTGAAATTCCTTCTATTTTAATTGTACCTATAAATAATAAGGCTTTCATATTGATAGGAGGCTGGAGTGCAAAGTGTTTTACGAAATCTGATGAAAAATGGATTAATAACTGGTCCAAAAAAATTAATAATATTTTCTCAAATAATAAAATTTAA
- the lptC gene encoding LPS export ABC transporter periplasmic protein LptC, which translates to MSKNYRLIIFLPLFMLGCAPNVIDANKVIQKIDSLDMTIFSKSGDKIYSITSPNSSYDNIELKFELKKPTINILNGNETKYIISSEESTLSDNNKLLKLKGNVKLKTLKNNEDILNADNFIWNIENTNFLLEGNIRYENQNIILNSGKAILGSDNIIEFFNPVKYIIKDKNNENKYEINSENAFYNLNTESVSFEAKDKRIKSIIYF; encoded by the coding sequence ATGAGCAAAAATTATAGATTAATAATTTTCCTTCCATTATTTATGCTTGGTTGCGCCCCAAATGTAATTGATGCAAATAAAGTTATACAAAAAATAGACAGTTTAGATATGACTATATTCTCTAAAAGTGGAGATAAAATATATTCTATTACCAGTCCAAATTCAAGTTATGACAATATTGAATTAAAATTCGAATTAAAAAAACCTACTATTAATATTCTTAATGGGAATGAAACTAAATATATTATTAGTTCAGAAGAATCTACTTTATCAGACAATAATAAACTCTTGAAATTAAAAGGGAATGTTAAATTAAAAACTTTAAAAAATAATGAAGATATTTTAAATGCTGATAATTTTATTTGGAATATAGAAAATACTAACTTTCTATTAGAGGGAAATATAAGATATGAAAATCAAAACATCATCTTAAATTCAGGAAAAGCCATATTGGGTTCAGATAACATAATTGAATTTTTCAATCCAGTAAAATATATTATTAAAGATAAAAATAACGAAAATAAGTACGAAATAAACTCAGAAAATGCTTTCTATAATTTAAATACAGAATCAGTAAGCTTTGAAGCAAAAGATAAAAGAATTAAATCAATAATATATTTTTAA
- a CDS encoding methionine--tRNA ligase yields MTFVITTPLYYVNDKPHLGSVYTTIICDSIARYKRLVGEEVIFITGVDEHGLKIQRTANEKGIEPKSHCDEISEVFNNNWKDWNISFDKFIRTSSKNHEFVVNEFYERVKASNDIYMGVQKGWYCVGCEEFKDNPENSTTYKCPIHQKNLEWKNEENLFFRLSKYQKEIEKIINEPSFIEPIERKNEIINFVSRGLKDFSISRTNVTWGIPVPGYDNHTFYVWFDALLGYVSAISSDATEHSLEKSINGGWPADVHLIGKDILRFHAVYWPAMLISAKMKVPKKVFGHGFLTREGQKMGKSLGNVLDPDLLLTKYGNDPVRWYLIKDISLGNDGDFQDKRFVDIINNDLANTIGNLLNRTSSMSRKWFDNKVPNNEKFLSENKLENFAKIAVENYIYNFDNYKLDLAANEVLSLAIKTNLYLNDNQPWVLIKEKDNLPLVKEIIYNVLESTRIIGLLLLPLLPELSIKINEQLGSIYREEIPWKKQLIWGLLVSNSSLPKPAPILNKLEYEQKL; encoded by the coding sequence ATGACTTTTGTCATTACTACACCTTTATACTATGTTAATGATAAACCTCATTTAGGAAGTGTATATACAACAATAATTTGTGATTCAATAGCTAGGTATAAAAGGCTTGTAGGTGAAGAAGTTATTTTCATAACTGGTGTTGATGAACATGGTTTAAAAATACAAAGAACAGCTAATGAAAAGGGTATTGAGCCAAAGTCACATTGCGATGAAATCTCAGAAGTCTTTAATAATAATTGGAAAGATTGGAATATATCCTTTGACAAATTTATAAGAACAAGCTCAAAAAATCATGAATTTGTTGTTAATGAATTTTATGAAAGAGTAAAAGCATCAAACGATATCTATATGGGAGTTCAAAAAGGTTGGTATTGTGTCGGTTGTGAAGAATTTAAAGATAATCCAGAAAATTCAACAACATACAAGTGTCCAATACATCAAAAAAATCTAGAATGGAAAAATGAAGAGAATCTCTTTTTTAGGCTTTCAAAATATCAAAAAGAAATCGAGAAAATAATCAACGAACCTTCTTTTATAGAGCCAATAGAAAGAAAGAATGAAATAATAAATTTTGTTTCAAGAGGTTTAAAGGATTTTTCAATTTCAAGAACAAATGTTACGTGGGGAATTCCAGTCCCTGGTTACGATAACCATACCTTTTATGTGTGGTTTGATGCTTTACTTGGATATGTAAGTGCTATTAGTTCTGATGCGACAGAACATTCATTGGAAAAATCAATTAATGGAGGATGGCCAGCTGACGTTCATTTAATTGGTAAGGATATTCTGAGATTCCATGCTGTATATTGGCCTGCAATGCTCATTTCTGCCAAAATGAAAGTTCCTAAAAAGGTTTTTGGGCACGGATTTCTTACAAGAGAGGGTCAAAAAATGGGTAAAAGCTTAGGAAATGTACTGGACCCTGATTTATTGCTTACAAAATATGGAAATGATCCTGTAAGGTGGTACCTCATTAAAGACATATCATTAGGCAATGATGGAGATTTTCAAGATAAAAGATTTGTTGACATCATCAATAATGACTTAGCTAATACTATTGGTAATTTATTAAATAGAACATCATCTATGTCCAGAAAATGGTTTGATAATAAAGTGCCAAATAATGAAAAATTTTTGAGTGAAAATAAATTAGAGAATTTCGCCAAAATTGCAGTTGAAAACTATATTTATAACTTTGATAACTACAAATTAGATTTAGCAGCTAATGAAGTACTTAGCCTAGCAATTAAAACAAATTTGTATTTGAATGATAATCAGCCATGGGTGCTAATAAAAGAGAAAGATAATCTACCTCTAGTTAAAGAAATTATTTATAACGTTTTAGAAAGTACCAGAATAATAGGATTATTACTACTACCTTTATTGCCCGAATTATCTATAAAAATCAATGAACAACTTGGCTCTATATACAGAGAGGAAATTCCTTGGAAAAAACAATTAATTTGGGGATTATTAGTTAGCAACTCAAGTCTTCCTAAACCCGCTCCAATCTTAAATAAACTTGAGTATGAGCAAAAATTATAG
- a CDS encoding ribonuclease catalytic domain-containing protein: MKDLTDLKTYIIDSDDPHEVDDAISLEIKEGNKKNLWIHISNPCKLFLHDSNVDLNARKRNSSLYLIDQYVPMLPKDILEKANLAQNKVSETISAAIEFNDDGSINKYEITEAIIKPKYQLTYEDANEILEIEPKEEIELIEIKKLLEKSIKFRKEQGAIIFESPNNKIKLYKNKIILTKLEKTISQIIIAESMILMGYVTSLFIDKYDLAAAFRIQKINCNPSEILNKYNDSDIKYIILKQYMGRSYITTKPGIHESLGLKMYVQCTSPLRRYLDLVIQRQVYNKINNYEVLSKETVSSIIDYSKNRQSENNNIFKNDKFKYLKLFFKNEKKAFYKIIFVKWINHKKNIALVYFPDYSLEILITLFVSIEIYSNKIYKVKYIINDSNLLEFIY, encoded by the coding sequence TTGAAAGATTTAACTGATTTAAAAACATATATTATTGACTCTGATGATCCACATGAGGTTGATGACGCTATTTCATTAGAAATAAAAGAAGGAAATAAAAAAAATTTATGGATACATATTAGTAATCCATGCAAACTCTTTTTGCATGACTCTAATGTTGATTTAAATGCAAGAAAGAGAAATAGCAGTTTATATTTAATTGATCAATATGTCCCAATGCTTCCTAAGGATATTCTTGAAAAGGCAAATCTAGCTCAAAATAAAGTTTCAGAAACTATTAGTGCAGCAATAGAATTCAATGACGACGGATCAATAAATAAATATGAAATAACTGAAGCAATAATAAAACCAAAATATCAATTAACATATGAAGATGCAAATGAAATATTAGAAATAGAACCCAAAGAAGAAATAGAATTAATTGAGATTAAAAAATTATTAGAAAAAAGTATTAAATTTAGAAAGGAACAAGGAGCAATTATTTTTGAAAGTCCTAATAATAAAATTAAATTATATAAGAATAAGATTATACTAACTAAATTAGAGAAAACAATATCACAAATTATAATTGCAGAATCAATGATATTAATGGGTTATGTAACAAGTTTATTTATAGATAAATATGATTTAGCAGCTGCATTTAGGATTCAAAAAATAAACTGCAATCCATCTGAAATTCTCAATAAATATAATGATAGTGATATTAAATATATAATATTAAAACAATATATGGGAAGAAGTTACATAACTACTAAGCCTGGAATCCATGAATCGTTAGGCCTTAAAATGTATGTACAATGTACATCACCACTAAGAAGATATCTTGATTTAGTTATACAAAGGCAAGTTTATAACAAAATTAATAATTACGAAGTTCTTAGTAAAGAAACAGTCTCTTCGATTATTGATTATTCAAAAAATAGACAATCAGAAAATAATAATATATTTAAAAATGATAAATTTAAGTATTTAAAATTATTTTTTAAGAATGAAAAAAAAGCTTTTTATAAAATTATTTTCGTTAAGTGGATTAATCATAAAAAAAATATTGCTTTAGTTTATTTTCCAGATTATTCACTAGAAATACTTATTACTCTTTTTGTATCAATAGAAATATACAGTAATAAAATATATAAAGTTAAATATATTATAAATGATAGTAATCTTTTAGAATTTATTTATTAA
- the rpsR gene encoding 30S ribosomal protein S18, translating to MPNSIFKKQLSPIKPGDPIDYKDVELLKKFITERGKILPRRMTGLTSKQQRDLTLAVKRARIVALLPFVNPEG from the coding sequence ATGCCTAATTCAATTTTTAAAAAACAATTATCACCTATCAAACCGGGAGATCCTATTGACTATAAGGATGTAGAACTACTAAAAAAATTCATAACTGAGAGGGGCAAAATCCTACCAAGAAGAATGACAGGTTTAACCTCTAAGCAACAAAGAGATCTCACATTAGCTGTTAAGAGAGCCAGAATTGTAGCTCTTTTACCCTTTGTTAATCCTGAAGGATAA
- the rpmG gene encoding 50S ribosomal protein L33 → MAKKGTRVVVTLECTEARTSTDPKRSNGVSRYTTEKNRRNTTERLELKKFNPHLNRMTIHKEIK, encoded by the coding sequence ATGGCCAAAAAAGGGACAAGAGTTGTAGTGACCCTGGAATGTACTGAAGCTAGGACAAGCACAGATCCTAAGAGATCAAATGGTGTCTCAAGATATACTACTGAAAAGAATCGTAGAAATACAACCGAAAGATTAGAACTAAAAAAGTTTAATCCTCACTTAAACAGAATGACAATTCACAAAGAAATTAAGTAA
- the pheT gene encoding phenylalanine--tRNA ligase subunit beta yields the protein MKVSQNWLKNLVEITSTPEDLSEKLSIGGFEVESLEDCSKNVNGVVLGKVLSVLKHEGSDKLSICQVDIGNSKNLQIICGARNIKPNIYVYVATVGAKLNAVDLTIKRSEIRGVMSEGMICSLQELGLEDSSEGIEIIDEDLALKHELGTPGSDLLQLNDFIYDLAITANRPDGMSVIGIAREISALLESTLNFPELNHKYNIHLLKGIKLCPEAIESNCIYTISCIDGVNGEKLSPNWLKDRIEKSGIKSINLLVDLTNYILLEQGQPLHAFDKDKLSNLIGKEVSPEDFSVRNGKDNESLICLDGKEYDLNENITVITCCDKPVAIAGVIGGLETSVSNTTSSIYLEGAVFNPVAIRKSSKAAGIRTESSSRYEKGISSKNTISAVTRAINLLEEYFSINSPIINTSNLISNEDIFIKLRRNRIHKILGPLIINDQFEKRNLSDNEIVDKLTLIGCTLKNKEYGWDVAVIPNRSHDLTREIDLIEEIARLIGYDRFDLKLPNPIKPGKLSSEQLALRKVKNGFIENGFNEVLSYSLVPEDDEKLIKISNPLLLETSCLRDNIWKEHLEIVNRNIKAGQASCYIFEIGNVFQKKTEFIQEEVLNGAIYGNKKFGKWTNSGKDNDLNYFQARGKLKEALSSLNIKIDDKPTDSIYFLHPGRTAKLVIEGKDAGYFGEIHPKLILEKKSLKKVYLFNINVSNLLGASTRKNKWIPIYKQYPIVPKMERDINFVFSKKFLISEITSQIRKTGKNLLEDVNLLDVFEDTKFGDDHISYTFRLSYRDKEKTLLDSDITSIHSHIISNVEKCFNTKLRN from the coding sequence ATGAAAGTTTCTCAAAATTGGTTGAAAAATTTAGTAGAAATTACTTCTACTCCTGAAGATCTCTCTGAGAAATTATCTATTGGTGGATTTGAGGTTGAATCATTAGAAGATTGTTCAAAAAATGTAAATGGTGTTGTTTTAGGAAAGGTATTATCTGTTTTAAAACACGAAGGATCTGACAAACTTTCAATTTGCCAAGTCGATATTGGTAATTCAAAGAATTTACAAATTATCTGTGGTGCGCGCAATATTAAACCAAATATTTATGTCTATGTTGCTACTGTCGGCGCGAAATTAAATGCAGTTGATTTAACTATTAAAAGAAGTGAAATTAGAGGTGTCATGAGTGAAGGAATGATATGTTCACTGCAAGAACTGGGTTTAGAGGACTCTAGCGAAGGGATAGAGATCATTGATGAAGATTTGGCCCTAAAACATGAATTAGGCACTCCAGGGTCTGACTTGCTTCAATTAAATGATTTTATATATGATTTAGCCATTACAGCTAATAGACCTGATGGAATGTCTGTTATAGGTATAGCCCGTGAAATTTCTGCCCTTTTAGAATCCACCTTAAATTTTCCAGAATTAAACCATAAATACAATATTCATTTACTTAAGGGAATTAAACTTTGTCCAGAGGCTATAGAATCTAATTGCATTTATACAATAAGCTGCATTGATGGAGTAAATGGAGAGAAATTATCGCCAAATTGGCTTAAAGACCGTATAGAAAAATCAGGTATAAAATCTATTAATCTTTTAGTTGATTTGACAAATTATATTCTATTAGAACAAGGTCAACCTTTGCATGCATTTGATAAAGATAAATTGTCAAACTTAATTGGTAAGGAAGTTTCTCCAGAAGATTTCTCTGTAAGAAATGGTAAGGATAACGAAAGCCTTATTTGCTTAGATGGTAAAGAATATGATTTAAATGAAAATATCACAGTTATTACTTGTTGTGATAAACCAGTAGCTATTGCAGGGGTTATAGGCGGCTTAGAGACTTCTGTAAGTAATACTACCTCATCTATTTACCTTGAAGGCGCTGTTTTTAATCCAGTTGCTATAAGAAAATCTTCCAAGGCGGCTGGCATAAGAACAGAATCTAGCAGCAGGTATGAAAAAGGGATTTCATCAAAAAATACAATAAGTGCAGTAACAAGGGCAATTAATCTTTTGGAAGAATATTTTTCTATTAATTCACCAATCATCAATACTTCAAATTTAATAAGTAATGAGGATATATTTATTAAACTACGGAGAAATCGAATACATAAAATTCTTGGTCCACTAATTATTAACGATCAATTTGAAAAAAGAAATTTATCTGATAATGAAATAGTTGATAAATTAACACTCATAGGTTGTACTTTAAAGAATAAAGAATATGGCTGGGATGTAGCAGTAATTCCTAATAGATCTCATGATTTAACAAGAGAAATAGATTTAATTGAAGAAATAGCAAGATTAATAGGGTATGACAGATTCGACTTAAAACTTCCTAATCCAATTAAGCCTGGAAAATTGTCATCAGAACAGTTGGCATTGAGAAAAGTAAAAAATGGTTTTATAGAAAATGGTTTTAACGAGGTACTAAGCTACTCTCTTGTTCCTGAAGATGATGAAAAACTCATAAAGATTTCTAATCCTTTGTTATTAGAAACAAGCTGTCTTAGAGATAATATCTGGAAAGAACATTTGGAGATAGTGAACCGCAATATAAAAGCTGGACAAGCAAGTTGTTATATATTTGAAATTGGAAATGTTTTTCAAAAGAAAACTGAGTTCATTCAAGAAGAAGTTTTGAATGGTGCGATTTATGGAAATAAAAAATTTGGAAAATGGACAAATTCGGGGAAGGATAACGATCTTAATTATTTCCAGGCCAGAGGAAAGTTAAAGGAGGCTCTATCATCTTTGAACATAAAAATTGATGATAAACCTACTGATTCAATTTATTTTCTTCATCCAGGAAGAACAGCAAAATTAGTTATTGAAGGAAAAGATGCAGGTTATTTTGGTGAAATACATCCCAAACTAATATTAGAAAAGAAGTCATTAAAAAAAGTTTATTTATTTAACATAAACGTTTCTAACCTCTTGGGAGCTAGTACAAGAAAAAATAAATGGATTCCAATATATAAGCAATACCCAATTGTTCCAAAAATGGAAAGGGATATAAATTTTGTTTTCAGTAAGAAATTTCTAATTAGCGAAATAACATCACAAATAAGAAAAACTGGAAAAAATCTCTTAGAGGATGTAAATTTACTTGATGTTTTTGAAGATACTAAATTTGGAGATGATCATATAAGTTATACATTTAGATTATCTTATAGAGATAAAGAAAAAACATTACTGGACTCTGACATTACATCAATACATTCACATATCATTTCTAATGTTGAAAAATGTTTTAACACTAAATTGAGGAATTAA
- a CDS encoding molecular chaperone DnaJ gives MNIPENSNTKRISIDLPEELISRFDQLRKEWGFRARGPVIEKILKELLQEDDLLPKNQQQEIDFNENKNNENINIDEDTALVLIKSDVKKEVNEISLNKRFTNNNQYKEKANSNISLPNFVEKKVKNLRRSINSEKLKENINDIQINTIKETELIKCRIELISHWKTLYGSVPNDHVVEASMDWFEKDIWPNLDGTENLPFTWSAANKLMSELCPFWIMKNPSLEIVLLMIGVLEDPFATSDLINRIPTLMRRFVSRFKRNNISNSFETLDSTMTVHGALKLLNLSTSAGSAHTFRKIREAYKSIALETHPDAGGSTDQMRKLNEAYQLLKNLYRN, from the coding sequence TTGAATATTCCTGAAAATTCAAATACGAAAAGAATTTCAATTGATTTACCTGAGGAACTAATTTCCAGGTTTGATCAATTACGAAAAGAGTGGGGATTTAGAGCAAGAGGACCTGTAATAGAAAAGATACTTAAAGAACTTCTCCAAGAAGATGATTTACTACCTAAGAACCAACAGCAAGAAATAGACTTTAACGAGAATAAAAATAATGAAAATATAAATATTGATGAAGATACTGCATTGGTATTAATTAAATCAGACGTAAAAAAAGAAGTTAATGAGATATCTTTGAATAAAAGATTTACAAATAACAATCAATATAAAGAAAAAGCCAACTCAAACATAAGCCTTCCCAATTTTGTTGAAAAAAAAGTAAAGAATCTCAGAAGAAGTATTAATAGTGAAAAATTAAAGGAGAATATTAATGATATTCAAATTAATACAATTAAAGAAACTGAATTAATAAAATGTCGAATTGAGTTAATTAGTCATTGGAAAACCTTATATGGATCAGTTCCTAATGATCATGTAGTAGAAGCTTCGATGGATTGGTTTGAAAAGGATATATGGCCTAATCTTGATGGGACTGAAAATCTACCCTTTACGTGGAGTGCAGCCAATAAATTAATGTCAGAATTATGCCCATTTTGGATAATGAAAAATCCATCCCTTGAAATTGTTTTATTAATGATTGGCGTTTTAGAAGACCCTTTTGCTACATCAGATCTGATAAATAGAATACCAACACTTATGAGAAGATTTGTAAGTAGATTTAAGCGAAATAATATATCTAATTCATTTGAAACTTTGGACTCAACAATGACAGTACATGGAGCACTTAAATTATTGAATTTATCAACATCCGCAGGATCTGCTCATACTTTCCGTAAAATTAGGGAGGCCTATAAATCAATAGCCTTAGAGACGCATCCAGATGCAGGAGGATCAACAGATCAAATGAGAAAATTAAATGAAGCGTATCAATTGCTAAAAAATCTATATAGAAATTAG